The Vitis vinifera cultivar Pinot Noir 40024 chromosome 8, ASM3070453v1 genome segment TCAGGAGTCCAGATAATATGTTTAAATGTTGTTGTCATGTTGTGTATAGATATTTTGTTTCACATGAGCCACTTCAGGCTTGCCCTCATGCTGCCAACTGCTAATCGATGTAtctataaatgttttttaatgcATTCATAGCATGTATAGAACAGATATATACCATAATGGGCCAGAAGGAGATGATTGACAAACACATTCCCATACAATTAATTTTGagaatattaaaattgaaaataaataaataaatcaaagttcATCACCAGGGAAGCCTGCTGGCAAAATAAAGTCTTTAACAATGATAGGAAGCCAAGATAATTGCGTATCTGAGAAGCTAGAGCCTTGGACCCTCTCAGTTTTGGATCCTTCTTCCTCGAGGAAGGTTTGTATTTGTATGTCATCATCTAATATGAACCTGCTTGCAGAACCAGAATTAAACAGAAAAACTCACAGACCTGACAGTCAAACTACTTTGTCTAATAAATAGACCTTTACATAAAGTTTCCACACCATATGGAACCCATGATGCTCTATTGAAATTTGAACTCAAAGATGTACTCTAATTGATAAAAAGAATGCCAAGTAATGAAGAGATATGTTAAATAAAGACCTTTTTGCAGTACCATTGTTATATTTCTCCAGCAAAATCACATGTTGTGGGCATTGACCTCTGCAACACACAGCACCAGAAcaatgtaaataaaatatgagattgcTGAAGAAAGAGGCCACTAGCTTGGAAGGAGGAAAAGCACTAAGTCACCTGACTATTCTTTGGTTGCCAAGAGTTGTGtaaaggaaatgaaaataaaatttcaaatcttaACCTTCTCAGTATTTGAGAAAACAAAGCCAGCTCCCACTTTGCTAACATCAATAATTATATTGCGACTATTTGGGTCAATGACAAATCCTGATATCCCATGGATTTGGGTTTGGCTTCATGGATAAGTAGTATTCACCATTCAGCTCTATCTAAGAAAATCATCTCAATATTGTTTCTGAATACTCTGTGTAACCTCGCCAAATATATCAAATCCTGAAcctagattattttttatacaatcAAAATTTAGACATTTAAGGCTTATTTTTATTCTTGGGATGCTATTTTCCAGGAACTGTGGTGAAAATTCCAACCACAGTTTCAATAACCGTTGTGTGGATTCTTCAATTACATAGCTTTCTAGTACCATAATTACATTCAGAGGGATCCGCCTCATTACATCTCTTTTCTTGATTGTCTAATCCATATAAACAAATGGGCACCGAATCCATTTATGTGATAATAAACTTGCTTGCTGAGAAAAAAcgtaggaaaaagaaaaaaaaaaaattaaaaaccgaCATTTCgtatagtttttgtttttcagCTTTTTCTTGATGAAGGAGTTGGGGGCCGAGTTTTGACATTTTGAAGAAGCCGCCGCCCAAATATGAAGGTTTGCTTTCTCATTTGTGGGATTTGTCATAAACCGAAACAGAGGATTTGGAGACGGAGGTGATGGTTACCTCTTATTACCAGCATCCCCTATCTCCTGTCCTTCTTCTGGAGAATCGGAGAGCGTAGAAGAGCAGACAATTCCAAAATCACCAAATTTCCTTCTCCTAATCTTCAATGGAGTCTGAAACCCAGACACCGGAAACGAGAATTGCAGAGCGTGAACCATtctgaaaacacaaaaacaacTGCGGGTAGGCTTAGGGTTTAAGCAGAAGGGCTTCAACTTAGAGTTATGTTGGAGTTTCAAGAAGCGGTTATCATTATCATCTTCTATTTCTTAACTAGGTAAGGCCCTGTGTGTAGTGACGCCACAATTCTCTCCTTCCGAATCCAAACAAATACCTTCCAAGATTTCTGAATAATGCTAATTGCTTTCCCCAAAACAGCCTTTTAAACGTCTTTAAGCATtaaaaataagaggaaaaaaatcccaactcttttttttttaataaaagaatttagtcagcctctttctttttctttttttttttcaataaattaatagcGGCGAATAATTATCCTCAGGCTTCTTCTTTTCTGGATATATGTCGGATTTTAGGAGGGTAGGGAAGCCGTTAATGGAGCCCACTGGGACCCTAAAGCAGTTGATCAACAgcaataaaataatgattataatGAAAGATTAGATATTGAGGTCCAGGGATGAGGCCGGAAGCTCACTCTACCCCGGTGTTCATTGATTCCAACCAAACCAAGTAGTCCGCCTACAAGAAGAAGCTTAACTGATCAAATTTTGAAGTAATATCTCGATGCCCAGCATCACTCACGTTTgcattctaaatttatttaaggTTGCAGGCTGAGATTGTCCAAACAAACTTCACCACCATGGCTTCCTCAATGCATTGCTTGCTTCTGCATGTGAATTTACTACAGATGGGGAAAAAATCCAagttgataaataaatattcgAGACTAGCACTAATGATTATCTGACCAAAATATAGCCCCAGGACACCAGAACTGGTGGCTCAAGAATCACTACATATCATCATACAGGGCATTCTCCTTATGGAATATAATCCccataaaagaaaatggtgGGACATCATGTCCACAAAAAATGGTAGTCAAAAAGAAAATCGAGCAAAAGAACCAGCGTGATGAGGAACTGGTCTCTTCAACGACTCTCCTTCTGGTTTTGTTTCTTGCTATTTTCCTCAACAATTCTTTGGAACTCTTTCTCACCAGCCGCAATCAGTCGTTTAACCGAATCAAAGGTGGTAAGCCGAATGCTGCACCAAAAAATTGAGGAGTTCATCAAATAATGTAACTAGGCATTATGCCACTAAACTGCAAGTTCATGATGGGAAATGCTCATTCATGCAGCAAGTAGACTCATCATTTCTGATTAGTCGGGAAACATGGATCTGGAGTTCCCAAGGAAATTACTGCACTTGTTTCCACAACATAGTAGGCAGAAATTCTTCCCCAAGTATGGAGTCAATGCTAAGAATGTTTCAAATATTGAAATCACATAACCCTTAAGAGAGGATTTAAGGTTCCCATATACATACAACATTTTTAACTCCCTTATAATCCTCAACTCCACAAAGCCTTCATTCCGACCGCTGGGGACCAGCCATATAAATCCTTATTCAGTTATTCACCATTCAGCTACATCTATAGCCATATCCTATTATACATTATTAACACCAACTTCTGAGGGTCGCCAAGGAATGCTAAAAAGTCATGGGCTATCAAAAAAATAGAATGGACAATGCAAAACACCATGATGGAGCATTACATGAACATCCACAATATTGGTTAACTTTCTTTGCTGTTAAGGAAAACCTTATAATGAAATTGTTAAACTGATATTAGCTCAATATATCAACAAAGTCATCATGCAAATCTTTCAAAAACTTGACTAGAGGGCATCCCACAACTAATTCACCAAATGATCTAGACATAAGGCCTGAAGGAACCTAGTTTCAAACTACACCACAAAACCATAAAGAAGGATTTCTAAAAGAGAATAGAGAAAATGGAACAGGAGTTAACATGAACCTGCTGTTTGGTAGGGTTTTCAACGCATTGGGAACAAACCCCCTGTATAATCCAATAAAACCATCACGTTCCACAATACCTGAGACAATCAGACCAAGTCAGATATAAGCAAGGAGTTATCAATTAAAGCAACATTTACATCTTTGTTAAAAGAACCTAGactgttaaaaaatttatagcCCCTTCAAAAGGGAGAAACCAGACATGGAAGTTGTGAGGATTATGAGGCCCTAACAACAGACctaaaaaacagagagagagaagtaGAGATATAAATCAAGAATTGCGAGGATGATTATAAAACTTTTCTCCATCTGGAAAAAAGGGCATAAAACAAACATATTACTTTCTTAGAGGCTCTTCCATTCAAAACTTATCCATGTTTACAGCTGATAAAATTCATGCTTTACTAGTGATGGCATCTATTTACCTGGAATAGCATCCAGCACTGTTTTGTAAGGTGCACCCTTCATTTGCATTTGCCTTCTAACTGTGTCCAAAGGATAGCACATGACTGTGGCAATGGTAGCTGACACTAAACCAGTCAATAGAGAGGTTTCAGTCCTCTTTTGGTACTTCTCTGGCAAAGACTTCTTCACCCTGATTACCCATAGAAGAGATTCATGTCTCAGATGAATATATTCTGTTTGTGTTCTCACTCACTAAGCTGTAATGGTCATGGGAAGAGGAAGCTCACAAATCAAAAACGCAAAAGTTCACAGCAATGTAAGGTGCTATTCCAAGAAGAGAAGGTCCAAGACCCTTATAGAAGGATGCAACTCCTTCCTCTCTTAGTATGTTTAAGGCAACCTGAAATCAGCTCATAAATGCATCTTCACATAACAAGGCCTTCTTGCCATAAACACAATCTGAATCAGTTGATCATACCTCAGACATAGTTTGATGGCCTGGCTCAACTGCTAGCCTTAACCTAAGTACATCTAGAGGGTAAGTTACCTACAAAAAAAATACAGAGCCAAGgataaaagttttaaatgtatatatagATTGATAACAGAATGGATAGAAAGAGAAGTGATATGAATAACACATGAAAAATTCCAGACAATCAATGATTATTTGCAAGATAGAATTTATAAGTGAAATATATGGAGTATATGCTAACCAAGCAATAACCACATTACCACCTAGAAAGGCACATTGCAAACCAGTATGTAATAAACTAAGATTCAGCGCCTTTGTTTGCTGTATTACTCACAAAAGTGGACGTCATGCCAGCACAAGCACCTGCTGCAAGTCTACCAATAACAGAGAGCTCACCATCCTTTCCCCTAAAAAGTTTCTAGAAATTCATgtgtaaaacaaaaaatcagaATGTCTCAAACACTAATCATTGAGATCCATATAACAACATGCTAAATGATGCTTAAAGATGGCGCCACCATTACCTTGTAAGTTTCATAAGCAAACAGCTGGACGGCACTGTAAGGTATGATACGTATCACCTGGAACAAATCAAAAGAAATCCTTAAGTACATTCAATTCAATAAAGAATTATCCCAACAATCTTGGAAAAAGATACTCTGAAACAGTGAAGAGAAAAGCTTATCCATGCAATTTAGAAAGTGAAGGATGCAAAGGACCTGAGGAAGGTTGCCTTTCCAGTACCCTTTAAGTCCTTCTTCCTTTCCAATCAATGTTATGGCCTGCAGTTCATGTCCAAGAAGGCATCATCATTAGACATAAAAAAGTCATCATCGAGGATGAGTTCAGGGAAAGATAGTTCCTTAACAAGAAATCAGACATGGGATTCAAATGAACAAATATCCCAGCATCTTAATACAAGTATACTGAAGCAATTGAAATTTATCATCTACAAAACCACTATCCATAGTTAATAGAAGCTAAAATAGTCACAAATATATTGCTTTAAAAGTAATATACTTTGTCTGGCAGGCTGGCAGCTCTCTTGTGAACCTAGGATACCTATCAATTCTTTCTTCCTTAATGTCTATCATGTTAAAtgttccaataaaaaaaataatttggaaatgaaaaagattCCCCACAGAACTCAAAAGGAACAACTATCCCCAAAAACAAACCTTTATACCTtttgaaatgaagaaattcAGGATCATTAAGAAGCATCTTTATGCATTTACCAGGGACTAGTACACAGATGACTAACAGATAAGGCAGCCAGGAGCTCTCATAACACCCAACCTATCATCATGTTGTTGGAGTAGACATATAAAACTATAATTTGACAGACATATTCAACTACAGTACCACAATCTGTGGAGAAGTACAATATCAAGTTGCTGGGCAAATGGAATCCTACAGGTCCTTAAAACATACATAATGGCTGTCAATGAACAAAAAAGGTTCCagaataaaaatgagaatatgCAAGAAAGGAGAAAGGTTTCCAATTAAGAAATTTTCACTACAAGATTTGGGACTAGgagtgtttttcctttttctggtacgcaaatgaaaatattaatgagTGTCAAAGGGTGCACAACAGGGAGATacaaaattaaaacacaaaaaagagggagagaacagaagagaagaagaaaagcaagaaaaacGAACAGGCCACAGATCCAGTTACATAGACACAAAAATCACCTAGACTAAGAAAAGAGCAAAAAAGGAGCATCTAGAATTCAAATCAGAGACAATCTCCACCATCCATACATACAAATACCTCAAGAATATATCCTCTGTCTCCAACAGCACGCTTCCACTCCCATTAAAGTCCCTTTTTTTTCTGCTCCCTCTAAATACATTGGAGCAAACAAGGGAGCAATCCTCCAGGAGAGAATAGCTATATTTATATTCctattaaactaaaattttaatttattgatgaaGTTGGCTCCCCTATGGATGTGAAATAAGATAGGTCAACATAAATGAGATCCTTGGCATGGGAAATGCTTATGTAGTCAAGATAAAAGAGCTCACACAAATTTTACAGTTCAAGCAATAAGAAGTAAGATTACATCATAGCCCATATTACCAAAATGCATAGAATCTGCAATAAATGAAACAATTATGAACAACCGaaagcaagaaaaatgaaacataaCATACCTCAATAAAACCAATTGCCTTCTTAGCACTTTCTTCCCCAACTCTCAAGCCATGAGTCTATAAACAGAGCAAATTGATTAAGAATATAGAGTGACATTTCCCTATTTAATTAGCAAACTCTTCatcaatatcataaatttaCAAATGTGGTTCCCAGAGGAACCAAAAAGAACAAGCAGGGCTCATCTAGattatatatacacacatttAAAAGAAGAGAGCCCATAGACTGATCGCAAAtggtaattttcattttcaacagCAAACTATTCCAAATTACAGGAAAAAGCAATAATGATCTACATTACAGCATTTGTTCCCATCTAGCGGGTTTTCACCCATTTCCAAGAGAGGTTATATTTGAACTTTCACCGCTAATTTCCTCTGTTTATAGATTTTACTGGCCAACTTACTCATTGTCCCTAGTAGTTGAACCTAATAAATCTCATGTTATGTATGTTTTTGCTATGCTCTGTATTttcatattcttgttttctcctTTCTTGCATAGACTACTGTTATTTATATTCTGTTGATGGGGTTTCTTTCCCCCAAAGATTCCAATAAATCCACTAATGCAAAAAGTTTATTGCTCTGTGATACTAATACAGCTCAAGGTAAAAAAATACACGAAATTAAAGCACAGCCACTTGGATAAACAATCATCATAATTAGAAGCAAATGTAACATTAAGGCAAACAAAGTTTTAGATTTACAGAACAAGATGAATCCATGCGTAAAGGTAGCAAAAGTGCTTCAAAAGAATTATTCCAAGAAAATGGCATTCATGAAATTCAACAACCTTCCATAATCAGAAACAACTGAACTTTTGttattttctgtttggttgcccagaaaactgggaaataaataaatttcaaatctcaTGTTTTGGTTTATCTAAAAATGAAAACTCACTTCAAGTGACCTAATTTGCTGGGCCGGACTTAGTGGAGTGTAGGTTTGTGTGTTGTCCAATTCCAAATAAACGAGGAActatattcaaattattttctgtTCTTCCTCCAAATTTGGCCAGTAACCAAACGTAACATTGGCCAAGTCAAGAATCCTAGATTCCATCTcttaatttctttccttttcgtATATTTTCTGCTTGACAAAAGGAAAGATTAGGGAAGCGCAAAATTCAGATTCAATATATCAATTCCtttttttcctacatttttttCACTAACCAAACGGAACAGTAGATGGACCTAGTTGAGTGCGGGGTCGAGTGTTGTCCgattcaaaaacaacaaacTATATTCAAATTCTTTTCTGTTCTTTCTCCAAATTTCGCCTGTAACCCAACGGAAAATTGGCGAAGCCAAGAATCCAATATTTCATctcttaatttctttctttgtccTATATTTTCTGCGTAACAGAAGGAAACATTAGGGAAGTAAAAATTCAGattcaatcaatcaattttttcctctttccgACATTCTCACCAACCAAAGGAGCAGTAGATGGAACAATCGCCAGAAAGAAAGTCAATACTCATAAACCATGCATTTGAAAAAGATtgcaataataaataaacacctGCATGAGAAGCTTGATACGGTCAAGAGGCGCCGTGACGCTCTTGGCCGCCGCTCCGGCAACTGCGCCGGCAGTAAACAGAGAGATGTCTTTGGGCACCAAAGCCACCAAAGCTAGGGGATGCTTGAAGAGCTGAGCCGCCGTCGGGGTGGACGTGGGTGGCAGCTCGTTCTGAAATCCCTTGTCTAGCACTGAAACAGAGGCAAAATTACAAGAAATCCCACTGAACCCGTTCTTTCTCCATTGCAATTGCGGGACTGGGCTTCCAACGAGACCGGTGTTGGAAGCTTCAAGGCCTGGGATACTTCGCCAGACTAAAACACCCTTCTCCTCCCTCATCTCTACACAGCCGAGACCTGTAATTTCCAGGGTTTTGGAATGGCAAACTCAAAGATAAGGCACCCAGGAGGAGGTCCCGTTGCAGAGGAAGAGGAGTTGAAAACGTGAAACCGATGCATTTCTCCCTCCTCTTTTATATTTGTCTCTCCCTATGATTTGGTGAATAATGGGCCTACCATATGGGGCTTATTTCTGGGCTCAGATATTCAATGGGTCCTTAATCCCTGTGGGCCCTAGATTTTCATAGtcatgaaatttttaaaatttgattcgTGTGGTGTTGCATAGTTATATACATATGATTGAATATTTTAGGTATATAAGTCGGCAGTAAAGGCATGGGAAGgcaatagtttttaagaatatttgatTCCTCAAAGCTACCATTCCTTCCACGCCTGCTTACAGGGCCAGCCCACTCTCTTCTCT includes the following:
- the LOC100245861 gene encoding thylakoid ADP,ATP carrier protein, chloroplastic; amino-acid sequence: MREEKGVLVWRSIPGLEASNTGLVGSPVPQLQWRKNGFSGISCNFASVSVLDKGFQNELPPTSTPTAAQLFKHPLALVALVPKDISLFTAGAVAGAAAKSVTAPLDRIKLLMQTHGLRVGEESAKKAIGFIEAITLIGKEEGLKGYWKGNLPQVIRIIPYSAVQLFAYETYKKLFRGKDGELSVIGRLAAGACAGMTSTFVTYPLDVLRLRLAVEPGHQTMSEVALNILREEGVASFYKGLGPSLLGIAPYIAVNFCVFDLVKKSLPEKYQKRTETSLLTGLVSATIATVMCYPLDTVRRQMQMKGAPYKTVLDAIPGIVERDGFIGLYRGFVPNALKTLPNSSIRLTTFDSVKRLIAAGEKEFQRIVEENSKKQNQKESR